The following are from one region of the Oryzias melastigma strain HK-1 linkage group LG22, ASM292280v2, whole genome shotgun sequence genome:
- the rnf144aa gene encoding probable E3 ubiquitin-protein ligase RNF144A-A isoform X2, translating into MTTARYRPTWELAVDPLVSCKLCLGEFPLEQMTTITQCQCVFCTLCLKQYVELLIKEGLETAISCPDSACPKRGHLQENEIECMVATDMMQRYKKLQFEREVLLDPCRTWCPSSSCQAVCQLKEVDSPALPQLVRCSVCTLEFCSACKANWHPGQACQESNLPITSFLPGENSSFYKTEEDDAPIKRCPKCKVYIERDEGCAQMMCKNCKHAFCWYCLESLDDDFLLIHYDKGPCRNKLGHSRASVIWHRTQVVGIFAGFGLLLLVASPFLLLATPIVLCCKCKCSKGDDDPLPT; encoded by the exons ATGACCACGGCGCGATACCGCCCCACGTGGGAGCTGGCCGTCGACCCCTTGGTCTCCTGCAAACTGTGCCTTGGAGAGTTCCCGCTGGAGCAGATGACCACCATCACACAGTGCCAATGTGTCTTCTGTACGCTG TGCCTGAAGCAGTATGTGGAGCTCCTCATTAAAGAAGGCCTTGAAACTGCAATTAGCTGTCCGGACTCTGCCTGTCCCAAAAGAGGACACTTGCAAGAAAACGAG ATCGAGTGCATGGTGGCCACAGACATGATGCAGAGGTACAAGAAGCTCCAGTTTGAAAGGG AGGTTCTTCTGGACCCGTGCCGGACATGGTGCCCGTCTTCCTCCTGTCAAGCCGTCTGCCAGCTGAAGGAGGTGGACTCTCCCGCCCTGCCACAGTTGGTCAGATGTTCCGTCTGCACGCTGGAGTTCTGCTCGGCGTGTAAGGCCAACTGGCACCCGGGCCAGGCCTGCCAGGAGAGCAACCTGCCCATAACTTCCTTCCTGCCGGGAGAAAACAG CTCCTTCTACAAGACGGAGGAGGACGACGCGCCCATCAAGCGCTGCCCCAAGTGCAAAGTGTACATCGAGAGGGACGAGGGCTGCGCTCAGATGATGTGCAAGAACTGCAAACACGCCTTCTGCTGGTACTGTCTGGAGTCCCTGGAT GACGACTTCCTGCTCATCCACTACGACAAAGGACCCTGCAGGAACAAGCTGGGACACTCCAGGGCGTCCGTTATCTGGCACAGAACGCAG GTTGTGGGCATCTTCGCCGGTTTCGGCCTGCTCCTGCTCGTCGCCTCACCGTTCCTCCTCCTGGCCACGCCCATCGTCCTCTGCTGCAAGTGCAAGTGCAGCAAAGGCGACGACGACCCGCTCCCGACCTAA
- the rnf144aa gene encoding probable E3 ubiquitin-protein ligase RNF144A-A isoform X6 — MTTARYRPTWELAVDPLVSCKLCLGEFPLEQMTTITQCQCVFCTLCLKQYVELLIKEGLETAISCPDSACPKRGHLQENEIECMVATDMMQRYKKLQFEREVLLDPCRTWCPSSSCQAVCQLKEVDSPALPQLVRCSVCTLEFCSACKANWHPGQACQESNLPITSFLPGENSSFYKTEEDDAPIKRCPKCKVYIERDEGCAQMMCKNCKHAFCWYCLESLDDDFLLIHYDKGPCRNKLGHSRASVIWHRTQLPTSAAAAASPLSESSSSSSGNK; from the exons ATGACCACGGCGCGATACCGCCCCACGTGGGAGCTGGCCGTCGACCCCTTGGTCTCCTGCAAACTGTGCCTTGGAGAGTTCCCGCTGGAGCAGATGACCACCATCACACAGTGCCAATGTGTCTTCTGTACGCTG TGCCTGAAGCAGTATGTGGAGCTCCTCATTAAAGAAGGCCTTGAAACTGCAATTAGCTGTCCGGACTCTGCCTGTCCCAAAAGAGGACACTTGCAAGAAAACGAG ATCGAGTGCATGGTGGCCACAGACATGATGCAGAGGTACAAGAAGCTCCAGTTTGAAAGGG AGGTTCTTCTGGACCCGTGCCGGACATGGTGCCCGTCTTCCTCCTGTCAAGCCGTCTGCCAGCTGAAGGAGGTGGACTCTCCCGCCCTGCCACAGTTGGTCAGATGTTCCGTCTGCACGCTGGAGTTCTGCTCGGCGTGTAAGGCCAACTGGCACCCGGGCCAGGCCTGCCAGGAGAGCAACCTGCCCATAACTTCCTTCCTGCCGGGAGAAAACAG CTCCTTCTACAAGACGGAGGAGGACGACGCGCCCATCAAGCGCTGCCCCAAGTGCAAAGTGTACATCGAGAGGGACGAGGGCTGCGCTCAGATGATGTGCAAGAACTGCAAACACGCCTTCTGCTGGTACTGTCTGGAGTCCCTGGAT GACGACTTCCTGCTCATCCACTACGACAAAGGACCCTGCAGGAACAAGCTGGGACACTCCAGGGCGTCCGTTATCTGGCACAGAACGCAG
- the rnf144aa gene encoding probable E3 ubiquitin-protein ligase RNF144A-A isoform X8, which translates to MTTARYRPTWELAVDPLVSCKLCLGEFPLEQMTTITQCQCVFCTLCLKQYVELLIKEGLETAISCPDSACPKRGHLQENEIECMVATDMMQRYKKLQFEREVLLDPCRTWCPSSSCQAVCQLKEVDSPALPQLVRCSVCTLEFCSACKANWHPGQACQESNLPITSFLPGENSSFYKTEEDDAPIKRCPKCKVYIERDEGCAQMMCKNCKHAFCWYCLESLDDDFLLIHYDKGPCRNKLGHSRASVIWHRTQ; encoded by the exons ATGACCACGGCGCGATACCGCCCCACGTGGGAGCTGGCCGTCGACCCCTTGGTCTCCTGCAAACTGTGCCTTGGAGAGTTCCCGCTGGAGCAGATGACCACCATCACACAGTGCCAATGTGTCTTCTGTACGCTG TGCCTGAAGCAGTATGTGGAGCTCCTCATTAAAGAAGGCCTTGAAACTGCAATTAGCTGTCCGGACTCTGCCTGTCCCAAAAGAGGACACTTGCAAGAAAACGAG ATCGAGTGCATGGTGGCCACAGACATGATGCAGAGGTACAAGAAGCTCCAGTTTGAAAGGG AGGTTCTTCTGGACCCGTGCCGGACATGGTGCCCGTCTTCCTCCTGTCAAGCCGTCTGCCAGCTGAAGGAGGTGGACTCTCCCGCCCTGCCACAGTTGGTCAGATGTTCCGTCTGCACGCTGGAGTTCTGCTCGGCGTGTAAGGCCAACTGGCACCCGGGCCAGGCCTGCCAGGAGAGCAACCTGCCCATAACTTCCTTCCTGCCGGGAGAAAACAG CTCCTTCTACAAGACGGAGGAGGACGACGCGCCCATCAAGCGCTGCCCCAAGTGCAAAGTGTACATCGAGAGGGACGAGGGCTGCGCTCAGATGATGTGCAAGAACTGCAAACACGCCTTCTGCTGGTACTGTCTGGAGTCCCTGGAT GACGACTTCCTGCTCATCCACTACGACAAAGGACCCTGCAGGAACAAGCTGGGACACTCCAGGGCGTCCGTTATCTGGCACAGAACGCAG tga
- the rnf144aa gene encoding probable E3 ubiquitin-protein ligase RNF144A-A isoform X7, producing the protein MTTARYRPTWELAVDPLVSCKLCLGEFPLEQMTTITQCQCVFCTLCLKQYVELLIKEGLETAISCPDSACPKRGHLQENEIECMVATDMMQRYKKLQFEREVLLDPCRTWCPSSSCQAVCQLKEVDSPALPQLVRCSVCTLEFCSACKANWHPGQACQESNLPITSFLPGENSSFYKTEEDDAPIKRCPKCKVYIERDEGCAQMMCKNCKHAFCWYCLESLDDDFLLIHYDKGPCRNKLGHSRASVIWHRTQDGCFTLSTHV; encoded by the exons ATGACCACGGCGCGATACCGCCCCACGTGGGAGCTGGCCGTCGACCCCTTGGTCTCCTGCAAACTGTGCCTTGGAGAGTTCCCGCTGGAGCAGATGACCACCATCACACAGTGCCAATGTGTCTTCTGTACGCTG TGCCTGAAGCAGTATGTGGAGCTCCTCATTAAAGAAGGCCTTGAAACTGCAATTAGCTGTCCGGACTCTGCCTGTCCCAAAAGAGGACACTTGCAAGAAAACGAG ATCGAGTGCATGGTGGCCACAGACATGATGCAGAGGTACAAGAAGCTCCAGTTTGAAAGGG AGGTTCTTCTGGACCCGTGCCGGACATGGTGCCCGTCTTCCTCCTGTCAAGCCGTCTGCCAGCTGAAGGAGGTGGACTCTCCCGCCCTGCCACAGTTGGTCAGATGTTCCGTCTGCACGCTGGAGTTCTGCTCGGCGTGTAAGGCCAACTGGCACCCGGGCCAGGCCTGCCAGGAGAGCAACCTGCCCATAACTTCCTTCCTGCCGGGAGAAAACAG CTCCTTCTACAAGACGGAGGAGGACGACGCGCCCATCAAGCGCTGCCCCAAGTGCAAAGTGTACATCGAGAGGGACGAGGGCTGCGCTCAGATGATGTGCAAGAACTGCAAACACGCCTTCTGCTGGTACTGTCTGGAGTCCCTGGAT GACGACTTCCTGCTCATCCACTACGACAAAGGACCCTGCAGGAACAAGCTGGGACACTCCAGGGCGTCCGTTATCTGGCACAGAACGCAG
- the rnf144aa gene encoding probable E3 ubiquitin-protein ligase RNF144A-A isoform X5 yields MTTARYRPTWELAVDPLVSCKLCLGEFPLEQMTTITQCQCVFCTLCLKQYVELLIKEGLETAISCPDSACPKRGHLQENEIECMVATDMMQRYKKLQFEREVLLDPCRTWCPSSSCQAVCQLKEVDSPALPQLVRCSVCTLEFCSACKANWHPGQACQESNLPITSFLPGENSSFYKTEEDDAPIKRCPKCKVYIERDEGCAQMMCKNCKHAFCWYCLESLDDDFLLIHYDKGPCRNKLGHSRASVIWHRTQMLVHPPPKKNESANAGRCIIPRQLLPA; encoded by the exons ATGACCACGGCGCGATACCGCCCCACGTGGGAGCTGGCCGTCGACCCCTTGGTCTCCTGCAAACTGTGCCTTGGAGAGTTCCCGCTGGAGCAGATGACCACCATCACACAGTGCCAATGTGTCTTCTGTACGCTG TGCCTGAAGCAGTATGTGGAGCTCCTCATTAAAGAAGGCCTTGAAACTGCAATTAGCTGTCCGGACTCTGCCTGTCCCAAAAGAGGACACTTGCAAGAAAACGAG ATCGAGTGCATGGTGGCCACAGACATGATGCAGAGGTACAAGAAGCTCCAGTTTGAAAGGG AGGTTCTTCTGGACCCGTGCCGGACATGGTGCCCGTCTTCCTCCTGTCAAGCCGTCTGCCAGCTGAAGGAGGTGGACTCTCCCGCCCTGCCACAGTTGGTCAGATGTTCCGTCTGCACGCTGGAGTTCTGCTCGGCGTGTAAGGCCAACTGGCACCCGGGCCAGGCCTGCCAGGAGAGCAACCTGCCCATAACTTCCTTCCTGCCGGGAGAAAACAG CTCCTTCTACAAGACGGAGGAGGACGACGCGCCCATCAAGCGCTGCCCCAAGTGCAAAGTGTACATCGAGAGGGACGAGGGCTGCGCTCAGATGATGTGCAAGAACTGCAAACACGCCTTCTGCTGGTACTGTCTGGAGTCCCTGGAT GACGACTTCCTGCTCATCCACTACGACAAAGGACCCTGCAGGAACAAGCTGGGACACTCCAGGGCGTCCGTTATCTGGCACAGAACGCAG ATGCTGgtacaccccccccccaaaaaaaatgaaagtgcaaACGCCGGGCGATGCATCATCCCTCGCCAGCTGCTCCCGGCTTGA